One stretch of Flavobacterium sp. 9 DNA includes these proteins:
- the rplS gene encoding 50S ribosomal protein L19 has protein sequence MADLMKFVQTELVAKKDFPVFGAGDTITVFYEIKEGEKTRTQFFKGVVIQRRGSGNTETFTIRKMSGAIGVERIFPVNLPALQKIEINKKGAVRRARIFYFRELTGKKAKIKDKRR, from the coding sequence ATGGCAGATTTAATGAAATTCGTTCAAACCGAATTAGTTGCTAAAAAAGATTTCCCTGTTTTTGGAGCTGGAGATACTATCACAGTTTTCTACGAAATTAAAGAGGGTGAAAAAACAAGAACTCAGTTTTTCAAAGGAGTTGTTATTCAAAGAAGAGGTTCTGGTAACACAGAAACTTTTACTATCCGTAAAATGTCAGGTGCAATTGGAGTTGAGCGTATCTTCCCAGTAAACTTACCAGCTTTACAGAAAATTGAAATCAACAAAAAAGGAGCTGTACGTAGAGCTAGAATTTTCTACTTCAGAGAACTTACTGGTAAAAAAGCTAAGATTAAAGATAAAAGAAGATAA